A single region of the Streptomyces sp. NBC_00236 genome encodes:
- a CDS encoding MarR family winged helix-turn-helix transcriptional regulator encodes MTTQHGSDAELAAQPAAYWTGVAYESVISFIRAHQAELGFTQPQFWLLRNLSENDISPDGRGMTIPGLQEAMSAYIRPEDDLRAEADVLLERGWLSLDADGRLWITESGEEARVGLKRHAPDIRARIHKGIDDADYVTALKVLQKMIRNTGGTVS; translated from the coding sequence ATGACGACACAGCACGGTTCCGACGCCGAACTCGCCGCGCAGCCGGCCGCGTACTGGACCGGGGTGGCCTACGAGTCGGTCATCTCGTTCATCCGGGCGCACCAGGCCGAACTGGGCTTTACTCAGCCGCAGTTCTGGCTGCTGCGTAACCTCTCGGAGAACGACATCTCGCCCGACGGCCGCGGTATGACCATTCCCGGTCTTCAGGAAGCCATGAGCGCCTACATCAGGCCCGAGGACGACCTGAGGGCGGAAGCGGACGTTCTGCTGGAGCGCGGGTGGCTCAGCCTCGACGCCGACGGGCGGCTGTGGATCACCGAGTCGGGCGAGGAGGCTCGCGTCGGTCTCAAGCGGCACGCCCCGGACATCCGGGCCCGGATCCACAAGGGCATCGACGACGCCGACTACGTCACCGCGTTGAAAGTGCTCCAGAAGATGATACGGAACACCGGCGGCACCGTGTCCTGA
- a CDS encoding signal peptidase I — MNDSVYVGKAGKDAALDRGWLLGHFKDAGDPRHSEDVEIKWGVHPPGDERLEWVKGEHRTALLVLISGRFRVELPGRSVLLEEQGDYVVWGRGVDHSWVAEEESVVLTVRWPSVPGYAVKG, encoded by the coding sequence GTGAACGACAGCGTGTATGTGGGCAAGGCGGGCAAGGATGCGGCACTGGACCGGGGATGGCTCCTCGGGCATTTCAAGGACGCGGGCGACCCGCGCCACAGTGAGGACGTAGAGATCAAATGGGGTGTTCACCCGCCGGGCGACGAGCGCCTGGAGTGGGTGAAGGGTGAGCACCGCACCGCTCTCCTGGTCCTGATCAGCGGTCGCTTCCGCGTGGAACTCCCCGGCCGCAGCGTGCTGTTGGAGGAGCAGGGCGATTACGTCGTGTGGGGGCGCGGAGTCGATCACTCCTGGGTCGCGGAGGAGGAATCGGTGGTGCTGACGGTTCGATGGCCGTCGGTGCCCGGTTACGCGGTCAAGGGGTAG
- a CDS encoding TetR/AcrR family transcriptional regulator, with protein MAQAKEPRRTAATRRRGAELEEAILRAAAEVLKESGVPSLTMDEVARRAGTNKNALYRRWPNRVALGVAAYRRLAATETVLPDTGSLRGDTLEMLRRANSTWSSPYGEILRGLIAAAGSTPDLLSELRDPAADGAHEAAWLTLLGRAVARGDAAPEALHPRVAGTPMALLRNEYMMLGVPSVPDAVLIEIIDEVFLPLIDGRRPHGTASGVQGPRRS; from the coding sequence GTGGCACAAGCGAAGGAACCGCGGCGGACCGCGGCGACGCGACGACGCGGTGCCGAGCTGGAGGAGGCCATCCTGCGGGCGGCCGCCGAGGTGCTGAAGGAATCCGGCGTCCCGTCCTTGACGATGGACGAGGTGGCCCGGCGGGCCGGGACCAACAAGAACGCGCTGTACCGGCGTTGGCCCAACCGCGTCGCGCTGGGCGTGGCGGCCTACCGCCGACTGGCCGCGACCGAGACCGTGCTCCCGGACACCGGCTCGCTGCGCGGCGACACCCTGGAGATGCTGCGGCGCGCCAACAGCACCTGGTCATCACCGTACGGCGAGATCCTGCGCGGCCTGATCGCGGCCGCGGGCAGCACTCCGGACCTGCTGTCCGAGCTGCGAGACCCGGCGGCGGACGGCGCGCACGAGGCTGCCTGGCTGACCCTGCTCGGCCGCGCGGTGGCCCGCGGCGACGCCGCACCCGAGGCCCTGCACCCCCGAGTCGCCGGCACACCGATGGCCCTGCTGCGGAACGAGTACATGATGCTCGGAGTCCCGTCCGTACCCGATGCCGTCCTCATCGAGATCATCGACGAGGTGTTCCTGCCCCTGATCGACGGCCGCCGCCCGCACGGCACCGCATCAGGCGTCCAGGGCCCGCGCCGGTCGTGA
- a CDS encoding DNA-binding protein, translated as MTLRDERRYPEPLLRAPQVPDDTWLSQPEAARQLGIALFRIGVLIACGHLAPAVNSAGRAGVTIAGVEAEKSWRGSATRRAKALRLLKDSIRFF; from the coding sequence ATGACTCTGCGAGACGAGCGCCGCTACCCCGAACCCCTCCTCCGGGCCCCTCAAGTGCCGGACGACACCTGGCTGTCCCAGCCCGAGGCCGCCCGCCAACTGGGCATCGCCCTCTTCCGCATCGGCGTACTCATCGCCTGCGGCCACTTGGCGCCTGCGGTGAACTCGGCCGGGAGGGCGGGCGTCACGATCGCCGGCGTGGAGGCAGAGAAATCCTGGCGCGGCAGCGCCACACGTCGCGCGAAGGCCCTTCGTCTCCTGAAGGACTCGATCCGGTTCTTCTGA
- a CDS encoding GNAT family N-acetyltransferase, with protein sequence MTDLGAVAWPPAPIRTERLVLRESRARDRAAFIELSASPEVHTYLGGPRLPEELERAMPEVPAQRSGSFVVDLEGAMIGQILLRRAPEHRRPDAAGKVDLGYLFLPRAWGFGYATEACAAALDWFAGVLPGEPVVLTTQTANVGSMRLAAKLGFTEVERFRAWDAEQWLGQWSRPPGVPSD encoded by the coding sequence ATGACCGATCTCGGAGCCGTTGCCTGGCCGCCTGCCCCGATCAGGACCGAAAGGCTTGTGCTCCGCGAGTCCCGGGCCCGGGACCGTGCGGCGTTCATCGAGTTGTCGGCGTCGCCGGAGGTGCACACCTACCTCGGTGGCCCCCGCCTTCCTGAAGAACTCGAACGCGCGATGCCCGAGGTCCCCGCGCAGAGGTCCGGGAGCTTCGTCGTTGATCTCGAGGGGGCGATGATCGGGCAGATCCTGCTCAGGAGAGCGCCGGAGCACCGTCGTCCGGATGCCGCGGGGAAGGTGGATCTCGGCTACCTGTTTCTGCCGCGAGCCTGGGGCTTCGGGTACGCCACCGAGGCGTGCGCGGCGGCGCTCGACTGGTTCGCGGGCGTCCTTCCCGGCGAACCGGTGGTGCTCACCACCCAGACCGCCAACGTCGGCTCGATGCGCCTTGCGGCAAAGCTGGGATTCACGGAGGTGGAGCGGTTCCGGGCTTGGGATGCCGAACAGTGGCTCGGCCAGTGGTCCCGGCCGCCGGGCGTGCCCTCCGACTGA
- a CDS encoding LysE family translocator, with the protein MAISSALWSFALVVGLLTLTPGLDTALILRTSALGRRRRAWGVVLGIQTGTLVWGAFTSLGVTALLTASHLAYTALRWIGAAYLIWMGARMLRDTFRGLPMSDADDSLLAAGADAVSGGWRQGTLTNLLNPKMGAFYVAVLPQFVPPGTGHFTMGLLLTTVHIVIGLLWSAVLIGFARVLQGWLRKPHARRLLDRITGTVIGVFGIKLALTN; encoded by the coding sequence ATGGCAATAAGCTCCGCCCTGTGGTCCTTCGCCCTAGTTGTAGGGCTTCTCACTCTGACTCCCGGACTCGACACGGCGCTGATCTTGCGCACATCGGCCCTCGGCCGGCGCAGGAGGGCATGGGGCGTCGTCCTCGGAATTCAGACCGGCACCCTGGTGTGGGGTGCGTTCACCTCCCTCGGAGTGACCGCGCTTCTCACAGCCTCCCACCTCGCCTACACCGCGTTGCGGTGGATCGGCGCCGCCTACCTGATCTGGATGGGGGCCCGCATGCTGCGGGACACCTTCCGGGGCCTGCCCATGTCGGACGCGGACGATTCGCTTCTGGCCGCCGGAGCGGACGCGGTCAGCGGCGGCTGGCGGCAGGGGACGCTCACCAACCTCCTGAACCCGAAGATGGGCGCTTTCTACGTCGCCGTCCTGCCTCAGTTCGTCCCCCCGGGCACCGGCCACTTCACCATGGGGCTCCTGCTCACCACGGTGCACATCGTGATCGGCCTGCTCTGGTCTGCCGTCCTCATCGGCTTCGCTCGTGTCCTGCAGGGCTGGCTCCGCAAGCCCCACGCCCGCCGTCTGCTCGACCGGATCACCGGCACCGTCATCGGCGTGTTCGGCATCAAGCTGGCACTCACCAACTGA
- a CDS encoding nuclear transport factor 2 family protein, which translates to MQEETARSAIDTFISAFNASDDSYVTELLSQALTSDVVFWGPLGRSEGIEAVERFVLDIRRHPAGTGTMVRCSAVDMPDEWARYQWVFTTPDGGPRLAGTDVVHLRRNLIDQVIVFAGEIGPSAS; encoded by the coding sequence ATGCAGGAAGAAACCGCGCGGTCCGCGATCGACACGTTCATCTCCGCGTTCAACGCCTCGGACGACAGTTATGTGACTGAGCTCCTCTCCCAGGCCCTGACCTCGGACGTGGTCTTCTGGGGGCCGTTGGGCCGCAGCGAAGGGATCGAGGCGGTCGAGCGGTTCGTGCTGGACATCCGGCGCCACCCTGCGGGGACCGGCACGATGGTGCGCTGCTCGGCGGTGGACATGCCTGACGAGTGGGCCCGGTACCAGTGGGTCTTCACCACGCCGGATGGAGGCCCCCGTCTGGCGGGAACGGACGTCGTCCATCTGCGGCGGAACCTCATCGACCAGGTCATCGTCTTCGCGGGTGAGATCGGCCCGTCCGCCTCCTGA
- a CDS encoding YybH family protein, producing the protein MTHPGAESARPLPTRAQDVPAAFAERFNDGDAQAVQELYEAEAVFVPESGVAVRGTGDIARQNAPFLGLGLPISVRPRRVHVAGDIALLIVDWEIEGKVSGTATDVARRGVDGYWRYAIDSPFGGV; encoded by the coding sequence ATGACACATCCCGGCGCTGAGTCCGCCCGCCCGCTTCCGACCCGTGCGCAGGACGTGCCTGCCGCCTTTGCCGAGCGGTTCAATGACGGTGACGCCCAGGCAGTACAGGAACTGTACGAGGCGGAGGCTGTCTTTGTGCCGGAGTCCGGGGTTGCCGTGCGCGGTACGGGCGACATCGCCCGCCAGAACGCACCGTTTCTCGGCCTCGGCCTGCCGATCTCCGTACGCCCCCGACGCGTTCACGTTGCCGGTGACATCGCCCTGTTGATTGTTGACTGGGAGATCGAAGGCAAGGTGTCGGGCACGGCCACGGATGTGGCCCGACGCGGAGTCGACGGCTACTGGCGTTATGCGATCGACAGTCCCTTCGGCGGGGTCTGA
- a CDS encoding winged helix-turn-helix transcriptional regulator: protein MTHRTVGHAPPPASPPGLPDDRHTQVTTPTPTCPVEITLAALHGRWTTLVVRELLRQEPLNYSDLATCLPTLSDKVLSDRLTQLVSAGVVQKHRTAGWPPTVNYRLTPHGRQLGPVLQALWDWGADAPTQQATPSRPRHDPPDRP, encoded by the coding sequence GTGACTCACCGAACGGTAGGTCACGCCCCACCGCCCGCCTCGCCCCCCGGCCTGCCCGACGACCGACACACGCAGGTCACCACTCCCACACCGACCTGCCCCGTGGAGATCACCCTCGCAGCTCTTCACGGCCGCTGGACCACCCTCGTGGTGCGCGAACTGCTCCGCCAGGAGCCACTCAACTACAGCGACCTGGCCACCTGCCTCCCCACTCTCTCCGACAAGGTACTCAGCGACCGGCTCACCCAACTCGTCTCGGCAGGCGTGGTGCAGAAGCACCGCACAGCAGGGTGGCCGCCCACCGTCAATTACCGGCTCACACCGCACGGCCGGCAGTTGGGCCCCGTGCTGCAGGCACTGTGGGACTGGGGCGCTGACGCACCGACTCAGCAGGCCACGCCCTCGCGTCCCCGGCACGATCCGCCGGACAGGCCCTAG
- a CDS encoding class I SAM-dependent methyltransferase, whose translation MSNLELAPSVMRFYGETVNEDSRLRSSADGRMELARTQELLRRFLPPAPARVLDVGGGTGIHAEWLVKDGYDVALVDPVPRHVEAASAVCSATVGDARALSEPDDSFDVVQLLGPLYHLPDPADRQQALAEASRVVKPGGLVAAAAINRYASLFEHVTYAHLHTERIHASVSKILETAVYDGVRGFTLSYFHRAEELVAELVAAGLQDVQVFGIEGPAWSLVKAAEQQPGDGPTDDLIASAMAAARMAEPYPELLAASSHLLAVGRVPDGSQ comes from the coding sequence ATGTCGAATCTCGAATTGGCTCCCTCCGTGATGCGGTTCTATGGCGAGACGGTCAACGAGGACAGCCGCCTGCGCAGCTCGGCAGACGGTCGGATGGAACTGGCCAGGACCCAAGAACTCCTCCGACGCTTTCTGCCCCCCGCGCCGGCGCGTGTGCTCGACGTGGGCGGGGGGACCGGGATTCATGCTGAGTGGCTGGTGAAGGACGGCTACGACGTCGCCCTAGTGGACCCGGTGCCTCGTCATGTTGAGGCCGCGTCGGCAGTGTGCTCAGCAACCGTTGGGGACGCGCGTGCCCTTTCCGAGCCGGACGACAGCTTCGACGTCGTGCAGCTCCTCGGGCCGCTCTACCATCTGCCCGACCCCGCCGACCGGCAACAGGCGCTGGCGGAAGCTTCCCGGGTCGTCAAGCCGGGCGGGCTGGTCGCCGCCGCCGCGATCAATCGCTATGCGTCGCTCTTCGAGCACGTGACGTACGCGCACCTGCACACCGAACGAATCCATGCGTCCGTCTCCAAGATCCTGGAGACGGCTGTCTACGACGGCGTGCGGGGATTCACCCTGTCGTACTTCCACCGAGCCGAAGAGCTCGTGGCGGAACTGGTTGCCGCGGGTCTCCAGGATGTTCAGGTCTTCGGTATCGAGGGACCGGCGTGGTCTCTCGTGAAGGCGGCTGAACAGCAGCCGGGCGACGGGCCGACGGATGACCTGATTGCCTCTGCCATGGCGGCGGCGCGGATGGCAGAGCCGTACCCGGAGTTGCTCGCTGCCAGCTCTCACCTCCTTGCCGTCGGCAGGGTTCCTGACGGCAGTCAGTGA
- a CDS encoding GntR family transcriptional regulator, which translates to MAVLKYEEIAEFLRARIAAGEITPGETIPSGRELAEQWDVSRATAIKAVDVLRNDGVVVAKQGTGFVVTETPVARPAGARRAGSARILGGMPFLRVGTPDWAEPPAHVAAALRLSPGAMALRRVRVLQLPDGTPNSCVEAWFPPDIAEVAPRLADTNPIAEGTTRYVRRQTGRGPAEGVDVTTVRLASETEADRLGVPQGTPVAVLLHTAYDEQGQPLVCEEGVTPSSSFEQVDTYAM; encoded by the coding sequence ATGGCAGTCCTGAAGTACGAAGAGATCGCGGAGTTCCTGCGCGCCCGCATTGCTGCTGGTGAGATCACCCCCGGGGAAACGATCCCGTCGGGCCGCGAGCTGGCCGAGCAGTGGGACGTGTCACGGGCTACCGCCATCAAGGCCGTCGATGTTCTGCGGAACGATGGCGTGGTCGTGGCCAAGCAGGGAACCGGTTTCGTCGTCACGGAAACACCCGTGGCACGTCCCGCCGGCGCTCGCCGCGCAGGGTCGGCGCGCATCCTGGGCGGCATGCCGTTCCTGCGCGTCGGTACGCCTGACTGGGCGGAACCCCCCGCTCACGTCGCCGCCGCCCTCCGCCTCTCCCCCGGAGCTATGGCGCTTCGGCGCGTTCGCGTCCTCCAGCTCCCGGACGGGACCCCGAACAGCTGCGTTGAGGCGTGGTTCCCGCCGGATATCGCGGAGGTGGCACCACGCCTTGCCGACACCAACCCAATCGCCGAAGGCACGACGCGCTACGTCCGACGTCAGACCGGGCGAGGCCCGGCCGAAGGCGTGGACGTCACCACCGTGCGCCTCGCGTCGGAGACGGAGGCAGACCGCCTGGGGGTGCCGCAGGGCACGCCGGTCGCTGTACTGCTGCACACGGCGTACGACGAGCAGGGACAGCCACTGGTCTGCGAGGAGGGCGTAACGCCATCCTCATCCTTCGAGCAGGTGGACACCTACGCCATGTAG
- a CDS encoding DUF6284 family protein has translation MKTIAALQATVTAASLDFEPSAAELDAIELEMPLIRAEVELLDAQIMTIDRPANELDVRRVRRAHNRVMAARRDLINRAASPLTGGAA, from the coding sequence ATGAAGACCATCGCTGCACTTCAGGCCACTGTTACGGCCGCCTCGCTCGACTTCGAGCCGTCGGCCGCAGAGCTGGACGCGATCGAGCTGGAGATGCCGCTCATCCGGGCGGAAGTCGAGTTGCTGGATGCGCAGATCATGACCATCGACCGGCCGGCGAACGAGCTGGACGTACGGCGCGTTCGCCGGGCCCACAACCGGGTCATGGCGGCGCGGCGGGACCTCATCAACCGCGCCGCGTCGCCCCTGACGGGCGGTGCGGCATGA
- a CDS encoding DUF2637 domain-containing protein — MNLHRKGRAALVLALVAVVGMAFRVSWNALRDVARAIGADSTAALLYPFVVDGLMALALVATLVLTDRADKRFALRVLAAYTLASLVLNYVHGLVPELHGGSVDWGRLADWDPANWALVLLATSLPVGSIYFGSDLVAKVLHHRPIEPAPIAVSVDTSTNRSTPDLGESTPVPVPAAELPAALPAPVVVDLVKRTEPIQVRAVAAESVRPRRATGRVPAVARSSRPARTAEQLLDEARSATADWSVEDLTAEGIRKAVRTSPAKARVLRETLRGERSAAPVDAVA, encoded by the coding sequence ATGAACCTTCACCGCAAGGGGCGCGCCGCCCTGGTGCTGGCCCTGGTCGCCGTTGTCGGCATGGCGTTCCGCGTCTCGTGGAACGCGCTGCGGGACGTCGCCCGTGCGATCGGCGCGGACAGCACGGCCGCGCTGCTCTACCCGTTCGTCGTCGATGGGCTCATGGCGCTGGCGCTGGTCGCCACGCTGGTGCTGACCGACCGGGCGGACAAGCGGTTCGCACTGCGGGTCCTGGCCGCCTACACGCTGGCCTCACTGGTCTTGAACTACGTGCACGGGCTCGTTCCCGAGCTGCACGGCGGTTCGGTCGACTGGGGCCGACTGGCCGACTGGGACCCCGCCAACTGGGCGCTGGTGCTGCTCGCCACGTCGCTGCCGGTCGGCTCGATCTACTTCGGATCCGATCTGGTCGCCAAGGTGCTGCACCACCGACCGATCGAACCGGCCCCGATAGCCGTTTCGGTCGATACATCAACAAATCGGTCTACTCCTGACCTGGGAGAGTCGACTCCCGTCCCGGTTCCGGCTGCTGAGCTCCCGGCGGCGCTGCCCGCCCCGGTGGTCGTCGATCTGGTCAAGCGAACCGAGCCGATCCAGGTCCGGGCGGTGGCCGCTGAGTCGGTTCGTCCGCGTCGGGCGACCGGCCGTGTCCCTGCGGTTGCCCGATCGAGTCGACCGGCCCGCACCGCTGAGCAGCTGCTCGATGAAGCCCGATCGGCTACTGCCGACTGGTCGGTTGAGGATCTGACGGCTGAGGGCATCCGCAAGGCCGTCCGCACCTCCCCCGCCAAGGCCCGCGTCCTGCGCGAGACCCTGCGCGGCGAGCGGTCGGCCGCACCGGTCGACGCAGTCGCGTAA
- a CDS encoding RRQRL motif-containing zinc-binding protein has product MATLPEYRWRLAPDGYATRRQLRALGLRPGGQDVAAVLHRPRRRRAPLVAYLYRIDHAKPVRPMTPGRTAALAKAMRARRTCPNCRRDAGYCIPPSLGMCVPCHDLDTDSAA; this is encoded by the coding sequence ATGGCCACGCTGCCTGAATACCGGTGGCGGCTGGCCCCGGACGGATACGCCACGCGCAGGCAGTTGCGGGCGTTGGGGCTGCGGCCCGGCGGACAGGACGTCGCCGCCGTACTCCACCGCCCGCGCCGCCGCCGCGCCCCGCTGGTCGCCTACCTCTACCGCATCGACCACGCCAAGCCCGTACGCCCGATGACACCGGGCCGTACGGCCGCGCTGGCCAAGGCCATGCGGGCTCGCCGCACCTGCCCGAACTGCCGCCGCGATGCCGGGTACTGCATCCCGCCGTCGCTCGGCATGTGCGTGCCCTGCCACGATCTGGACACCGATTCCGCCGCCTGA
- a CDS encoding ATP-binding protein, with the protein MSENVINLFKDPTTAPETPSPAPAAAVAASGAERPSVPLWVRSARGIRTVATHDHTKTACRAAARHGLYVVGGTRIVARRTWEGRTASRYERLLRAAEAAGNMDAAAEWEERGQRFRQERHRRRMDLLTAPMDAARGIAAGAAIGAGGLLLLGIMLAVANKDFSDIAAPTMALVELVRWVIFIITVTWGPLMTLGPWAVLFGLWAVGKNQQAAPQWALPANVRSSEGEPVTPSIVVLALRNLGIAPLRNAIKDMGDAGASMLGPIRIAGCGVEVDVTLPSGVSTNEVQNRRRKLAENLSRHEHEVFITIPQAARTVRLWVADSGALDEPIGPSPLTTDDTLTADYAKGRAPWGQDLRGDAAAISLYQRHLLITGLSNQGKTAALRALALWLALDRSVEFRIADLKGAGDWAMFDGLATVLIQGPTDDHVVDTTEMLEDGVAEMERRLQAPPGTVFPPLVLLVDEAQVAFMCPEVDEKKRPYGGSKATSRYFMAARKIHNQGRAVNVTLWQGTQDPTDQNLPKLVREGAHTRASLALGTESQARMALGDKAVDGGAAPNLLRPGLDKGTLVVASDGIAIPAGQASITVRTHYIDNETAAQITARARALRDGVTTLHVIDRDETRDPLADIATVIGDTNRVLTQDVLQRLAVLSADSYGSWTHADLKRVLDGTAAEPYKSDGRMVVGRERIARALANRDTDGSASAAQ; encoded by the coding sequence ATGTCCGAGAACGTCATCAATCTCTTCAAGGACCCCACCACCGCCCCCGAGACGCCCTCACCGGCCCCGGCGGCTGCTGTAGCAGCGTCGGGCGCCGAAAGGCCGTCTGTGCCGCTGTGGGTGCGCTCCGCGCGGGGTATCCGCACGGTGGCCACCCACGACCACACCAAGACCGCCTGCCGCGCCGCCGCCCGCCACGGTCTGTACGTCGTGGGAGGGACGCGGATCGTGGCCCGTCGCACGTGGGAGGGCCGTACCGCCTCCCGCTATGAGCGGCTGCTCCGGGCGGCGGAAGCCGCGGGGAACATGGACGCGGCGGCCGAGTGGGAGGAGCGCGGGCAGCGCTTCCGTCAGGAGCGCCACCGCCGCCGCATGGACCTGCTCACCGCCCCCATGGACGCCGCCCGGGGCATCGCGGCCGGCGCCGCCATCGGGGCCGGTGGGCTGCTGCTGCTGGGCATCATGCTGGCCGTTGCGAACAAGGACTTCAGCGACATCGCCGCGCCGACCATGGCGCTGGTCGAACTGGTCCGGTGGGTCATCTTCATCATCACCGTGACCTGGGGACCTTTGATGACCCTGGGCCCGTGGGCGGTGCTGTTCGGTCTGTGGGCGGTGGGCAAGAACCAGCAGGCCGCACCTCAGTGGGCGCTGCCCGCCAACGTGCGTTCCAGCGAGGGTGAGCCGGTCACTCCGTCCATCGTCGTGCTGGCCCTGCGCAACCTGGGTATCGCCCCGCTGCGCAACGCCATCAAGGACATGGGCGACGCCGGCGCCTCGATGCTGGGCCCGATCCGGATCGCCGGATGCGGCGTCGAAGTCGACGTCACGCTGCCGTCCGGGGTGTCCACCAACGAGGTGCAGAACCGGCGGCGCAAGCTCGCCGAGAACCTCAGCAGGCATGAGCACGAAGTGTTCATCACCATCCCCCAGGCCGCGCGCACGGTCCGGCTGTGGGTCGCGGACAGCGGCGCCCTGGACGAGCCGATCGGCCCGTCGCCGCTGACCACGGACGACACCCTGACCGCCGATTACGCCAAGGGCCGCGCCCCGTGGGGTCAGGACCTGCGCGGCGACGCGGCCGCGATCAGCCTCTACCAGCGCCACCTGCTCATCACTGGGCTGTCGAACCAGGGCAAGACCGCAGCACTCCGCGCGCTCGCGCTGTGGCTGGCCCTGGACCGCTCGGTGGAGTTCCGAATCGCGGACCTGAAGGGTGCCGGGGACTGGGCGATGTTCGACGGCCTGGCCACGGTGCTGATCCAGGGGCCGACCGACGACCACGTCGTCGACACGACCGAGATGCTCGAAGACGGCGTTGCCGAGATGGAGCGCCGCCTCCAGGCCCCGCCCGGAACCGTGTTCCCCCCGCTCGTGCTCCTGGTCGACGAAGCGCAGGTGGCGTTCATGTGCCCGGAGGTGGATGAGAAGAAGCGGCCCTACGGCGGGTCCAAGGCCACGTCCCGGTACTTCATGGCCGCGCGGAAGATTCACAACCAGGGCCGGGCGGTCAACGTGACGCTGTGGCAGGGGACGCAGGACCCGACGGATCAGAACCTTCCCAAGCTGGTCCGCGAGGGTGCCCACACCCGCGCCTCCCTCGCTCTGGGCACCGAGTCCCAGGCCCGCATGGCGTTGGGTGACAAGGCGGTTGACGGCGGCGCCGCGCCGAACCTTCTCCGTCCCGGCCTGGACAAGGGGACGTTGGTCGTCGCGTCGGACGGCATCGCGATCCCGGCTGGCCAGGCATCCATCACGGTGCGCACGCACTACATCGACAACGAGACGGCCGCGCAGATCACCGCCCGCGCCCGGGCCCTGCGTGACGGCGTCACCACCCTCCACGTCATCGACCGCGACGAGACGCGGGACCCGCTCGCGGACATCGCCACGGTCATCGGGGACACGAACCGAGTGCTGACCCAGGACGTGCTGCAGCGGCTCGCGGTGCTGTCCGCCGACAGCTACGGGAGCTGGACGCACGCCGACCTCAAGCGCGTGCTGGACGGCACGGCCGCCGAGCCCTACAAGTCGGACGGGCGCATGGTCGTCGGCCGCGAGCGCATCGCCCGCGCCCTCGCCAACCGCGACACCGACGGTTCCGCTTCCGCCGCCCAGTAG
- a CDS encoding DUF6197 family protein, giving the protein MLPATTLHRPARQPTTTPQPAPVPAPLADFDAAQLVRDIEQYLAARGPRTAHPLVTKTTQELVAEALGTSAPATSPALELPGRVLRVLPDWVLRFPAVRRRHTTARAVTVAEHLELTALVIERYGWAQSTHRTRSGRRCILGAQAVLYRLGIGDETTVARAGQRMQSVLRAHGCTLPYHRWNDMPDRTQGEVIALIRAASRTV; this is encoded by the coding sequence ATGCTCCCCGCAACCACCCTTCACCGGCCCGCACGGCAGCCCACAACCACCCCGCAGCCTGCCCCGGTTCCGGCGCCGCTGGCCGACTTCGACGCCGCCCAGCTCGTACGCGATATCGAGCAGTACCTCGCCGCCCGCGGCCCCAGGACCGCGCACCCGCTGGTCACCAAGACCACCCAGGAGCTTGTCGCTGAAGCTCTCGGCACCAGCGCGCCAGCCACCTCCCCGGCGCTGGAGTTGCCCGGCCGGGTGCTGCGGGTCCTGCCGGACTGGGTGCTGCGCTTCCCGGCCGTACGGCGCCGCCACACCACCGCCCGGGCGGTGACCGTCGCGGAGCACCTGGAGCTCACCGCTCTGGTGATCGAGCGGTACGGCTGGGCCCAGAGCACGCACCGCACCCGCTCCGGGCGCCGCTGCATCCTCGGCGCGCAGGCCGTGCTCTATCGCCTCGGCATCGGCGACGAGACCACCGTCGCCCGTGCCGGCCAGCGCATGCAGTCCGTCCTGCGCGCTCACGGCTGCACCCTGCCCTACCACCGCTGGAACGACATGCCCGACCGCACACAGGGCGAGGTCATCGCCCTCATCCGGGCCGCCTCCCGCACGGTCTGA